The genome window CGGAATACGCTTTACGACGGCGCGGTTCATGCAATTATTGCCAGCATGTCAGCGAAATGGTAATGGATGAATAAGCCCTTGGTGAAAAAATTTCTGTTATGTACCGTGTGCATGCTGATTGTGACTGTGGCCTATCCGGTTTCATTGGCTCGTTCGAGCACTATCATCGTGGCTGCTGTCCTGTCCAGTGACCTTCCCCGTTATCGCAATGCCCATCGTGCATTTGTGCGGGCGCTGGCCATCAAGGGATACGACCAGGATGCCGTCGAAATAATCACCCAGGTGCCGAACCCCGACCCCATCTCATGGTCCAACGCAATTCGCAAGTTCAATGCCATTGGCGCAAACATCATCGTTGCCTATGGAGCTCCGGCTGCACTTGCCGCTGTCCAGGAATCACACGACATTCCCATTGTCTTTGTTGATGTCTATGCCCCTCTTGAGACCGGTATTGCAAAGAGTCTTTCTACTCCTGGCGCAAATGCCACCGGAATCAGTTCCAAGGTGCCACTTATCACACTGGTGCGGACGGCCATGGAATTCAAGGCGTTCCGACAGATCGGTGTTCTGTACAGTTCCCGGGAGATCGGTTCGGTCGTGCAACTGAAGGAGATGAAACGGATTGCTGTACAACAGGGCTTTTCAGTAGTCGAGGCTAATGTGCCCAGCGCAGCGGTCTTGGATACGGCGCTCTCTTCAATGATTTCCCAGGTCGACTGTGTCTATATCACGGAGGCATCGGTCGTGGGACGTAATCTGGACAAGGTGATCCGGCGGGCTTTGGATAACAAGATTCCGGTCATCAGCCAGGTTCCCGATTCCGGCGAAAAAGGGGCGCTTGTTTCCCTTGAGGCTCACCCGGCAGAATTGGGGCAGCAGGCGGCAGATTGTGTAGTACGTATTCTCGGCGGGAAAAAACCCTCACTCATGCCCATTTCACCTCCTAAAAAAGTCGATCTTTTCATCAACATGAAGACCGCTCGAGCTCTCGACCTGCATGTTCCCCTGAAGGTCCTGAATCTGGCGACCAGGGTCATCAAGTAGTTGCCAGTAGGTGCGCGATGGGCAAGATTCTGATCGTTGATGATGATGCTGGATTTCTGGACGTAATAGGTACCTACCTTTCAGAAAATTACCCGCACCTTCAGGTAATCACCTGCGGCAAGCCGTATCAGGCACTGCACTTCATCTGCAGAGGCGATCTGGACCTCCTGGTTATTGACCTTGAGATGCCGGATCTTGACGGCTCAAAACTGTTTCACTATGCCGTTGGCACCGGCATGGATGCCAAGAGGATTGTTATCCTATCGGGTCGTGAGGCAGATTATCTTCATGAACATTTTCCCCTGGGAACCTGTCTTGCGGTTCTCAACAAATTCGAGGCAAAGCAGAAGGTTGTCCTGGACATGATCTTTAGTTCGCTCAATCGTAAGGCGGCAGCGCGCGGGATGCTTGATACGGTTGGCGTAACAAAGGCGAAGGAGTGATTGCGATGGCAGGGAAAAAACTGACTCTCACCATACTCGGGCAGAATCATATTCGTAAAGATTGGTATGTAGACTTGGCCAGCGTGCAGTTTGAACGCTTCTTTGCCGAACTCGTGAATGAACTGGCAGCATTTGGGGTGGAACTC of Geobacter sp. contains these proteins:
- a CDS encoding ABC transporter substrate-binding protein produces the protein MLIVTVAYPVSLARSSTIIVAAVLSSDLPRYRNAHRAFVRALAIKGYDQDAVEIITQVPNPDPISWSNAIRKFNAIGANIIVAYGAPAALAAVQESHDIPIVFVDVYAPLETGIAKSLSTPGANATGISSKVPLITLVRTAMEFKAFRQIGVLYSSREIGSVVQLKEMKRIAVQQGFSVVEANVPSAAVLDTALSSMISQVDCVYITEASVVGRNLDKVIRRALDNKIPVISQVPDSGEKGALVSLEAHPAELGQQAADCVVRILGGKKPSLMPISPPKKVDLFINMKTARALDLHVPLKVLNLATRVIK
- a CDS encoding response regulator yields the protein MGKILIVDDDAGFLDVIGTYLSENYPHLQVITCGKPYQALHFICRGDLDLLVIDLEMPDLDGSKLFHYAVGTGMDAKRIVILSGREADYLHEHFPLGTCLAVLNKFEAKQKVVLDMIFSSLNRKAAARGMLDTVGVTKAKE